A stretch of the Nitratifractor salsuginis DSM 16511 genome encodes the following:
- a CDS encoding SulP family inorganic anion transporter, translating to MKIPMIPLRNYARDNLKNDLLSGLVVAVALVPEAIAFSFIVGINPIIGLYTAFILGLVTAILGGKPGMISGATGSVAVVLVGLAVAASAILKHAGLSGDALELGVLQYIFLTAILAGLIQILFGVLRFGKFIRLVPLPAIYGFVNGLAIVIALSQLKFFHGQDWVMVSIVIATMLIMYYLPRYTKAVPAGLVAIVVMTLVVYFGHIHTLLIGDLANLSEFKGQLPSFHIPPTLFSWEAIKMVAPYALIVALVGLIESLLTLAVLDEMSGTRGSGNRECVAQGVGNVTCGFFGAMPGCAMIGQSIINFTSGGLGRLSSATAAIGLMVLVASLTDLLNIIPVGVLVGIMFMVSIGTFEWSSFGHLKKMPPEDAFVMVVVTVITIFFDLAVAVIIGVIISALVFAWKHARIYARTKELGKNAKLYELSGPLFFGSVQSFNDTFDVENDPKVVVIDFKNARVMDSSGVEAIEKLTERYAKAGKKLTLRHLSDDCKAVLKRARANITQEEDDPGYKVARDY from the coding sequence ATGAAAATCCCTATGATCCCCTTGCGCAACTATGCCCGGGACAATCTCAAAAACGACCTTCTCTCCGGGCTCGTGGTCGCCGTGGCCCTGGTGCCGGAAGCGATCGCCTTCAGCTTCATCGTCGGCATCAACCCCATCATCGGTCTCTATACCGCCTTTATCCTGGGATTGGTCACGGCGATCCTCGGGGGAAAGCCGGGGATGATCAGCGGCGCGACCGGTTCGGTGGCGGTCGTCCTGGTGGGATTGGCGGTGGCCGCCTCGGCGATCCTCAAGCATGCAGGCCTCAGCGGTGACGCCCTGGAGCTTGGAGTACTGCAGTATATCTTCCTCACCGCTATCCTGGCGGGGCTGATCCAGATCCTCTTTGGGGTACTGCGCTTCGGCAAATTTATCCGCCTGGTCCCCCTACCCGCCATCTACGGCTTCGTCAACGGGCTGGCCATCGTCATCGCCCTCTCCCAGCTGAAGTTTTTCCACGGTCAGGACTGGGTGATGGTCTCCATCGTCATCGCCACCATGCTCATTATGTATTACCTCCCCCGCTATACCAAGGCGGTCCCCGCGGGCCTGGTCGCCATCGTCGTGATGACCCTCGTGGTCTATTTCGGGCATATTCATACCCTGCTCATCGGCGATCTGGCCAACCTCAGCGAATTCAAAGGGCAGCTGCCATCCTTCCACATCCCGCCGACCCTCTTCAGCTGGGAAGCGATCAAGATGGTGGCCCCCTACGCCCTCATCGTCGCTCTGGTGGGTCTCATCGAATCCCTGCTGACCCTGGCGGTGCTGGATGAGATGAGCGGTACCCGGGGCAGCGGCAACCGGGAGTGCGTCGCCCAGGGAGTAGGCAACGTCACCTGCGGCTTCTTCGGCGCCATGCCCGGCTGTGCCATGATCGGCCAGTCGATCATCAACTTCACCTCCGGCGGGCTGGGCCGCCTCTCTTCGGCCACCGCCGCCATCGGATTGATGGTGCTGGTGGCTTCCCTGACCGACCTGCTCAACATCATCCCCGTGGGGGTGCTGGTGGGGATTATGTTTATGGTGAGCATCGGGACCTTTGAGTGGAGCAGCTTCGGCCATCTGAAGAAGATGCCGCCCGAAGATGCCTTTGTGATGGTCGTCGTAACGGTCATCACCATCTTTTTCGACCTGGCCGTCGCCGTCATTATCGGGGTGATCATCTCGGCCCTGGTCTTCGCCTGGAAACACGCCCGCATCTACGCCCGTACCAAAGAGCTGGGCAAAAACGCCAAACTCTACGAACTCTCCGGCCCCCTCTTTTTCGGCTCGGTCCAATCCTTCAACGACACCTTCGACGTGGAGAACGATCCCAAAGTGGTCGTCATCGATTTCAAAAACGCGCGGGTGATGGACTCATCGGGAGTGGAAGCGATCGAAAAACTGACGGAAAGATACGCGAAGGCGGGCAAGAAACTCACGCTGCGCCACCTCAGCGATGACTGCAAAGCGGTCCTCAAACGCGCCCGGGCCAACATCACCCAGGAGGAGGATGATCCGGGGTATAAGGTGGCGAGGGATTACTGA
- a CDS encoding malic enzyme-like NAD(P)-binding protein: MSNDKFREESLQYHKARNEFDTNGKIGTLITKPCDTEKELSMAYSPGVAYPCLEIEKDEEAAYEYTNKGNLVAVISDGTAVLGLGDIGHLAGKPVMEGKAVLFKTFANVDAVDIEINTKDTDEIIETVARIADSFGGVNLEDISAPRCFEIEARLKEICNVPVFHDDQHGTAVITTAGLINVLEMTGKKPEDLKVVVIGAGASGIACARMYKQLGVKNITMLDSKGVIHSGRTDLNKYKQEFAFDTPDRTLEDAMKGADMVLGLSGPDLIKPEWVKTMSKESPIIFACANPNPEIKPELAKEARPDIIIGTGRSDYPNQVNNVLGFPQIFRGALDVRATRITENMKMAASKALAALAKEPVPEHVKKAQGRETMEFGPDYIIPSPFDRRVLVYVASAVAQAAVEDGVARVKEFDLDAYKAKLQRLADHLDGKI, encoded by the coding sequence ATGAGCAACGATAAATTCAGAGAAGAATCCCTTCAGTACCATAAAGCACGTAACGAATTCGATACCAACGGGAAGATCGGCACCCTGATCACCAAACCCTGCGACACCGAAAAAGAGCTCTCTATGGCATACAGCCCCGGCGTCGCCTACCCCTGCCTCGAGATCGAGAAGGATGAAGAGGCAGCCTACGAATACACCAACAAAGGCAACCTGGTCGCCGTCATCAGTGACGGAACCGCAGTCCTGGGCCTGGGTGACATCGGCCATCTGGCGGGCAAGCCCGTCATGGAAGGGAAAGCCGTTCTCTTCAAAACCTTCGCCAACGTCGATGCCGTCGACATCGAGATCAATACCAAAGATACCGATGAGATCATCGAGACCGTCGCCCGCATCGCCGACAGCTTCGGTGGAGTCAACCTGGAAGACATCTCCGCTCCCCGCTGCTTCGAGATCGAAGCACGGCTCAAAGAGATCTGTAACGTCCCCGTCTTCCACGACGACCAGCACGGTACCGCCGTCATCACCACCGCCGGCCTCATCAATGTCCTGGAGATGACCGGCAAAAAACCCGAAGACCTCAAAGTGGTCGTCATCGGTGCCGGCGCCTCCGGAATCGCCTGTGCCCGTATGTACAAGCAGCTCGGCGTCAAAAACATCACGATGCTCGACTCCAAAGGAGTCATCCACAGCGGACGGACTGATTTGAACAAATACAAGCAGGAGTTCGCTTTCGACACACCCGACCGCACCCTCGAAGACGCGATGAAGGGCGCTGATATGGTGCTCGGCCTCTCCGGCCCCGACCTGATCAAACCCGAGTGGGTCAAAACAATGAGCAAAGAGAGCCCCATCATCTTCGCCTGCGCCAACCCCAACCCCGAGATCAAGCCCGAACTGGCCAAAGAGGCACGCCCCGATATTATCATCGGTACCGGCCGCAGCGACTACCCCAACCAGGTCAACAATGTCCTGGGCTTCCCCCAGATCTTCCGCGGAGCCCTCGACGTGCGTGCCACCCGCATCACCGAAAATATGAAGATGGCCGCCTCCAAAGCCCTGGCCGCCCTGGCCAAAGAGCCCGTGCCCGAGCACGTCAAAAAAGCCCAGGGGCGTGAAACGATGGAGTTTGGACCCGACTACATCATCCCCTCTCCCTTCGATCGCCGCGTTCTGGTCTATGTCGCCTCCGCCGTCGCCCAGGCTGCCGTCGAAGACGGGGTCGCCCGGGTCAAAGAGTTCGACCTCGACGCCTACAAAGCCAAGCTTCAGCGCCTCGCCGATCACCTCGACGGCAAAATCTAA
- a CDS encoding STAS/SEC14 domain-containing protein, whose translation MSIEIDTRGVNITIKADGKHEYVEIRMQGKLHHRDYQVMIPVMEHAIEAARDKELDILVDMRQFEGWSFEAALDDMKFGLKLRNAFKKMAIVGDKKWEELSIELFKHFSKGEIRFFSDYNEALEWLRSDS comes from the coding sequence ATGTCCATCGAAATCGATACCCGAGGGGTGAACATCACGATCAAGGCAGACGGAAAGCACGAATATGTGGAGATCCGAATGCAGGGCAAACTCCATCACCGGGACTATCAGGTGATGATCCCCGTTATGGAACATGCCATCGAGGCGGCCCGGGACAAAGAGCTCGATATCCTGGTGGATATGCGTCAATTCGAGGGTTGGAGCTTCGAGGCGGCCTTGGATGATATGAAGTTTGGCCTGAAACTGCGAAACGCCTTCAAAAAAATGGCCATCGTCGGCGATAAAAAGTGGGAGGAGCTCTCTATAGAACTCTTCAAACATTTCAGTAAAGGGGAGATACGTTTCTTTAGCGATTACAACGAAGCGCTTGAGTGGCTGCGTTCCGATTCCTGA
- a CDS encoding transposase-like zinc-binding domain-containing protein, producing MVPKKDFFYRWLVKKCPICGSKATKKNGKRAGIQRYFLPKLPAELLFS from the coding sequence ATGGTGCCTAAAAAGGACTTTTTTTACAGATGGCTTGTAAAAAAGTGCCCTATCTGTGGTTCAAAAGCGACGAAAAAGAATGGTAAAAGAGCAGGAATTCAGCGCTATTTTTTGCCAAAGTTGCCGGCAGAGCTTCTCTTCTCGTAG
- a CDS encoding IS256 family transposase, variant Zn-binding type: MCGSKATKKNGKRAGIQRYFCQSCRQSFSSRRRPSRLRKRLFTAYFYEHQTLKALSRTYHKDREWIQRQIHSYEPPKTSPHPRPVTLVIDATFFGKRGEGFGVLVAKDILSGQLVAYRFIQTETLNEYAMLRQSLLDQGFIIQAVTVDGRRGLFGLFADLPVQMCHFHQQAILTRYLTRRPTYQASRDLKRIASYLGQTTPCRFRYMLEAWLQRHKDFYEEKTPDDSPRGWHYTHDRLRSAYRSLERNLPYLFTYKTHPHLGIANTTNTLDGGLFSPMKALLKIHRGIGDSMKKKLITDFLEKAMK, encoded by the coding sequence ATCTGTGGTTCAAAAGCGACGAAAAAGAATGGTAAAAGAGCAGGAATTCAGCGCTATTTTTGCCAAAGTTGCCGGCAGAGCTTCTCTTCTCGTAGACGTCCCTCCCGCCTCAGAAAACGACTCTTTACTGCCTACTTCTATGAGCACCAAACCCTCAAAGCCTTATCCCGGACCTATCATAAGGATCGGGAGTGGATTCAACGTCAGATTCATAGCTATGAACCGCCAAAGACTTCACCACATCCCAGACCGGTCACTTTGGTTATCGATGCGACATTCTTCGGAAAACGGGGAGAGGGCTTTGGTGTTCTTGTAGCTAAAGATATCCTGAGTGGCCAACTGGTAGCGTATCGTTTCATTCAGACTGAGACGCTCAATGAATATGCGATGCTTCGGCAAAGCCTTCTGGATCAGGGCTTTATCATCCAGGCCGTCACCGTCGATGGCCGACGGGGATTGTTTGGGCTCTTTGCCGACCTTCCGGTTCAAATGTGCCATTTCCATCAACAAGCCATTCTCACTCGTTATCTGACGCGCAGACCTACCTATCAAGCCTCTAGGGATCTCAAGCGTATCGCTTCCTATCTTGGACAGACAACCCCCTGCCGTTTCCGCTATATGCTGGAAGCCTGGCTCCAACGGCACAAAGATTTCTATGAAGAGAAAACCCCTGACGATTCTCCACGTGGATGGCATTACACCCATGATCGACTCCGCTCGGCCTATCGAAGTCTTGAACGCAATCTTCCTTATCTCTTCACGTATAAAACCCATCCTCATCTTGGCATAGCCAATACAACCAATACTTTGGATGGTGGACTCTTCTCTCCTATGAAAGCTTTATTGAAAATCCATCGGGGTATTGGAGACTCTATGAAGAAGAAACTCATCACTGATTTCCTAGAAAAAGCAATGAAATAG
- the lhgO gene encoding L-2-hydroxyglutarate oxidase: MTCDFLIIGAGIIGLSMAHNLRQRYPEASIVVIDKEPELGRHASGRNSGVLHAGFYYTAESLKARFTREGNAAMRAFCHKHGLAINECGKLVVARNESERQTLHELLRRGEANGVDVRIVSEEEAREIEPNCRTYREALHSPTTATVDPKAVLRKLREIVTDEGTRLMLGNPWMGNLGNNHILTRTHSITAGRIINCAGLYADRIAQAYGFGERYTILPFKGIYLKYSGSPAPLRTNIYPVPKLENPFLGVHYTVTVDGTVKIGPTAIPAFWRENYQGLSRFRPDELSEILWYDAKLFLSDSFGFRRLALEEFRKYSKKHLAALAAEMVQQIEPERFDTWSTPGIRAQLLDKESLELVHDFIVEGDEKSLHILNAVSPAFTCALPFTEWVIGEHLS; the protein is encoded by the coding sequence ATGACCTGCGATTTTCTCATCATCGGTGCCGGGATCATCGGCCTGAGTATGGCCCACAACCTGCGCCAACGCTATCCCGAAGCTTCCATCGTCGTCATCGACAAGGAGCCGGAGCTTGGCCGACACGCCAGCGGCCGCAACAGCGGGGTGCTCCACGCCGGGTTTTACTACACTGCCGAAAGCCTCAAAGCCCGTTTCACCCGGGAAGGAAACGCGGCGATGCGGGCGTTTTGCCATAAGCACGGCCTGGCGATCAACGAATGCGGCAAGCTGGTCGTCGCCCGCAATGAATCAGAACGCCAAACCCTCCACGAACTGCTGCGACGGGGAGAGGCCAACGGCGTGGATGTGCGAATCGTCAGCGAAGAGGAAGCGAGGGAGATCGAACCCAACTGCCGCACATACCGGGAGGCCCTCCACAGCCCCACTACGGCGACTGTCGATCCCAAAGCGGTGCTGAGGAAATTGCGGGAGATCGTTACCGATGAAGGGACCCGGCTCATGCTGGGCAATCCCTGGATGGGGAACCTGGGCAACAATCACATCCTCACCCGCACCCACAGCATTACCGCCGGCCGCATCATCAACTGCGCCGGGCTCTACGCCGACCGCATCGCCCAGGCCTACGGTTTCGGGGAGCGCTATACGATCCTCCCTTTCAAAGGGATCTACCTCAAATACAGCGGCAGCCCCGCGCCGCTGCGCACCAACATCTACCCCGTCCCCAAGCTCGAAAATCCCTTTCTCGGAGTCCACTACACCGTGACCGTCGACGGCACGGTCAAGATCGGGCCTACCGCCATCCCCGCCTTTTGGCGGGAGAATTATCAGGGGCTTAGCCGCTTCCGCCCCGATGAGCTGAGCGAAATCCTCTGGTACGACGCCAAACTCTTCCTCAGTGATAGCTTCGGCTTCCGCCGCCTGGCCCTGGAAGAGTTTCGCAAATACTCCAAAAAACATTTGGCCGCCCTCGCCGCGGAGATGGTGCAGCAGATCGAGCCCGAGCGCTTCGACACCTGGAGCACCCCCGGCATCCGCGCCCAGCTCCTCGACAAAGAGAGCCTGGAGCTGGTCCATGATTTCATCGTCGAAGGGGATGAGAAGAGCCTCCATATCCTCAACGCCGTCTCCCCCGCCTTCACCTGCGCCCTCCCCTTCACGGAATGGGTAATCGGAGAACACTTAAGTTAA
- a CDS encoding IS256 family transposase, variant Zn-binding type, whose product MVKEQEFSAIFCQSCRQSFSSRRRPSRLRKRLFTAYFYEHQTLKALSRTYHKDREWIQRQIHSYEPPKTSPHPRPVTLVIDATFFGKRGEGFGVLVAKDILSGQLVAYRFIQTETLNEYAMLRQSLLDQGFIIQAVTVDGRRGLFGLFADLPVQMCHFHQQAILTRYLTRRPTYQASRDLKRIASYLGQTTPCRFRYMLEAWLQRHKDFYEEKTPDDSPRGWHYTHDRLRSAYRSLERNLPYLFTYKTHPHLGIANTTNTLDGGLFSPMKALLKIHRGIGDSMKKKLITDFLEKAMK is encoded by the coding sequence ATGGTAAAAGAGCAGGAATTCAGCGCTATTTTTTGCCAAAGTTGCCGGCAGAGCTTCTCTTCTCGTAGACGTCCCTCCCGCCTCAGAAAACGACTCTTTACTGCCTACTTCTATGAGCACCAAACCCTCAAAGCCTTATCCCGGACCTATCATAAGGATCGGGAGTGGATTCAACGTCAGATTCATAGCTATGAACCGCCAAAGACTTCACCACATCCCAGACCGGTCACTTTGGTTATCGATGCGACATTCTTCGGAAAACGGGGAGAGGGCTTTGGTGTTCTTGTAGCTAAAGATATCCTGAGTGGCCAACTGGTAGCGTATCGTTTCATTCAGACTGAGACGCTCAATGAATATGCGATGCTTCGGCAAAGCCTTCTGGATCAGGGCTTTATCATCCAGGCCGTCACCGTCGATGGCCGACGGGGATTGTTTGGGCTCTTTGCCGACCTTCCGGTTCAAATGTGCCATTTCCATCAACAAGCCATTCTCACTCGTTATCTGACGCGCAGACCTACCTATCAAGCCTCTAGGGATCTCAAGCGTATCGCTTCCTATCTTGGACAGACAACCCCCTGCCGTTTCCGCTATATGCTGGAAGCCTGGCTCCAACGGCACAAAGATTTCTATGAAGAGAAAACCCCTGACGATTCTCCACGTGGATGGCATTACACCCATGATCGACTCCGCTCGGCCTATCGAAGTCTTGAACGCAATCTTCCTTATCTCTTCACGTATAAAACCCATCCTCATCTTGGCATAGCCAATACAACCAATACTTTGGATGGTGGACTCTTCTCTCCTATGAAAGCTTTATTGAAAATCCATCGGGGTATTGGAGACTCTATGAAGAAGAAACTCATCACTGATTTCCTAGAAAAAGCAATGAAATAG
- a CDS encoding methylenetetrahydrofolate reductase, whose amino-acid sequence MFDTFCQNLQGTSPFITVEITPPHGASMDPILEAIEASGLVQKKISGFSVTDNPLARLKMSAILSAIRVQQRFGKPVIATMSMRDRNKLSLQSSLLGANDFDIRLILALTGDPAKFSDQPEVKGVLERDSTLLLSIIYRLNNGYDYSGQELDPKPRPIYPFAVSNAYAKDMKQLMKRMVKKLDYGARAIITQPVFDLDNARELLEIFEEAKGKSIRETAKEARLILGQFPIVRARTATFIDDKVPGIHVPKRIIDEMNLAAMDGVEKEQEVGFTLSKRIFDEIMALHPKVHLMTHNRFELCAKLIER is encoded by the coding sequence ATGTTCGATACCTTCTGCCAGAACCTTCAGGGGACTTCTCCCTTCATCACCGTGGAGATCACACCGCCGCACGGCGCATCGATGGACCCCATTCTCGAAGCGATCGAAGCCTCGGGGCTTGTGCAAAAAAAAATCAGCGGCTTCTCCGTGACCGACAATCCCCTTGCCCGCCTCAAAATGTCAGCGATCCTCAGCGCCATCCGAGTCCAGCAGCGTTTCGGCAAGCCCGTCATCGCCACGATGAGTATGCGCGACCGCAACAAACTCTCCCTGCAATCCTCGCTGCTTGGGGCCAACGACTTCGATATCCGCCTGATTTTGGCCCTGACGGGTGACCCAGCCAAGTTCTCCGACCAACCCGAGGTCAAAGGGGTCCTGGAGCGTGACAGCACCCTGCTGCTGAGCATCATCTACCGCCTCAACAACGGCTACGACTACTCCGGCCAGGAGCTCGACCCCAAGCCCAGGCCCATCTACCCCTTCGCCGTGAGCAACGCCTATGCCAAAGATATGAAGCAGCTGATGAAACGGATGGTCAAAAAGCTCGACTACGGCGCCCGGGCCATCATCACCCAGCCTGTCTTCGACCTGGACAATGCCCGGGAACTCCTGGAGATCTTCGAAGAGGCCAAGGGCAAAAGCATCCGCGAAACGGCCAAAGAAGCCCGGCTGATCCTGGGACAGTTCCCCATCGTCCGGGCCCGCACTGCCACCTTCATCGACGACAAAGTCCCCGGCATCCACGTCCCCAAAAGGATCATCGACGAAATGAACTTGGCCGCTATGGACGGTGTGGAAAAAGAGCAGGAGGTTGGCTTCACCCTCTCCAAACGGATCTTCGACGAGATCATGGCCCTGCACCCCAAGGTCCACCTGATGACCCACAACCGTTTCGAGCTCTGTGCGAAGCTTATTGAGCGTTGA
- the serB gene encoding phosphoserine phosphatase SerB, whose translation MMKRLAVFDFDSTLMDGETIDFLAAELGLEKEVAAITEQAMAGKLDFFKSLQARVALLEGLPAVRVKEICEGLPLMPGAKEAVSGLKKRGYKVVCFSGGFRQATHHAAEVLGLDADFANYLHDDEGILTGKVGGEMMFGDSKGRMIVRLQNLLEVPVEETVVVGDGANDLSMFAHAATRIAFCAKPILKEAATHTIEEKDLSRVLEIVDSLQGNSPS comes from the coding sequence CTGATGAAAAGACTGGCCGTATTCGATTTCGATTCGACACTGATGGATGGGGAAACCATCGATTTTCTCGCGGCGGAGCTTGGGCTGGAGAAAGAGGTCGCCGCCATTACCGAGCAGGCGATGGCGGGGAAGCTGGACTTCTTCAAATCCCTTCAGGCCCGAGTGGCGCTGCTGGAGGGGCTGCCCGCCGTTCGGGTCAAAGAGATCTGCGAAGGCCTCCCGCTTATGCCCGGGGCCAAAGAGGCGGTCTCGGGGCTCAAAAAGCGGGGCTACAAAGTGGTCTGCTTCTCCGGAGGCTTCCGCCAGGCGACCCACCACGCCGCGGAGGTCCTGGGTCTCGATGCCGATTTCGCCAATTATCTCCACGATGACGAAGGGATCCTCACCGGCAAGGTGGGGGGCGAAATGATGTTCGGCGACTCCAAGGGACGCATGATCGTGCGGCTGCAGAATCTCCTGGAGGTTCCTGTCGAAGAGACGGTCGTGGTGGGTGACGGGGCCAACGACCTGAGTATGTTCGCCCATGCCGCCACCCGGATTGCCTTTTGCGCCAAGCCGATCCTCAAAGAGGCGGCGACGCATACCATCGAAGAGAAAGATTTGAGTCGGGTCCTGGAGATCGTCGACAGCCTCCAAGGCAACTCCCCCTCGTGA
- a CDS encoding citrate synthase has protein sequence MGKKTMTLIDNRNGKHYEYPILEGSRGPAAVDMRSFYRDSGMFSYDPGFTSTASCRSEITFIDGEKGELRYRGIPIEELATGHSYLEVCHLLLEGKLPTEEELTALDLELRHRAFLPESLVKLFETMPDNAHPMSTLSAGATALSAFYYEHLKLESDEDYREMAHRIIAKMPTLAAFAYRHSLGATYIYPDIDRSFTENFLYMLRAYPGGKLHRDPSGPREIKPIEVQALDTIFTLHADHEQNASTTVVRSVASTGAHPYVAIASGIAALWGRAHGGANESVIEQLRMIGSVENVDKFIARAKDPKDPFRLMGFGHRVYKNFDPRARILKTLQDQLVEELDLDTELMRIARRIEEIALSDEYFIKRKLYPNIDFYSGIILTALGLPRSMFTPVFVIGRTVGWVAQWIEFRKSPEAKIARPRQLYIGK, from the coding sequence ATGGGCAAAAAGACGATGACTCTGATCGACAACCGCAACGGCAAACACTATGAGTATCCCATCCTCGAAGGGAGCCGGGGGCCCGCGGCGGTGGATATGCGGAGCTTTTACCGTGACAGCGGGATGTTCAGCTACGATCCCGGTTTTACCTCCACGGCGAGCTGCCGCTCCGAGATCACTTTCATCGACGGCGAAAAGGGGGAGCTGCGTTATCGGGGGATCCCCATCGAAGAGTTGGCCACAGGCCACAGCTATCTGGAGGTTTGTCATCTGCTTCTTGAAGGGAAGCTCCCCACCGAGGAGGAGCTGACGGCTCTGGACCTGGAGCTGCGGCACCGGGCCTTTTTGCCCGAAAGCCTGGTGAAGCTTTTCGAGACCATGCCCGACAATGCCCACCCTATGTCGACCCTCAGCGCCGGAGCGACGGCACTTTCGGCTTTTTACTACGAGCACCTGAAGCTCGAGAGTGACGAGGATTACCGCGAGATGGCCCACCGGATCATCGCCAAGATGCCCACTCTGGCAGCCTTCGCCTATCGGCACAGCCTGGGGGCCACCTATATCTATCCCGATATCGACCGGAGCTTCACCGAGAATTTCCTCTATATGCTGCGGGCCTATCCCGGAGGCAAGCTCCACCGCGACCCCTCCGGGCCCAGGGAGATCAAGCCCATCGAAGTCCAGGCCCTCGATACCATCTTCACCCTCCACGCCGACCACGAGCAGAACGCTTCCACGACGGTGGTGCGCAGCGTCGCCTCCACCGGCGCCCACCCCTATGTTGCCATCGCCTCCGGGATCGCGGCGCTCTGGGGGCGGGCCCACGGCGGAGCCAACGAGTCGGTGATCGAGCAGCTCAGGATGATCGGCAGCGTGGAGAATGTGGACAAATTCATCGCCCGGGCCAAAGACCCCAAGGACCCCTTCCGGCTGATGGGCTTCGGCCACCGGGTTTACAAAAACTTCGATCCCAGAGCCCGCATTCTCAAGACGCTCCAGGATCAGCTCGTCGAAGAGCTCGATCTCGATACGGAGCTGATGCGTATTGCCCGGCGGATCGAGGAGATCGCCCTGAGCGACGAATATTTCATCAAGCGCAAGCTCTATCCCAATATCGACTTCTACTCCGGTATCATCCTCACCGCCCTGGGACTGCCCCGCTCTATGTTCACTCCCGTCTTCGTCATCGGACGGACCGTGGGTTGGGTGGCCCAGTGGATCGAATTCCGCAAATCCCCCGAAGCGAAGATCGCACGGCCGAGGCAGCTCTATATAGGGAAATGA
- the tnpA gene encoding IS200/IS605 family transposase, which produces MQEYKSGGHTVWDCKYHLVWTTKYRYPVLKGDVGYRCRDLLREIAMSREMVIYAGSINRDHVHLLIGIPPNMSVSKAVQYLKGKSSHKLMSEFRMLKKRYWGQHLWARGYWVATSGNVTDEVWMEYIKNQQPPELDDEFRVV; this is translated from the coding sequence ATGCAAGAGTATAAAAGTGGTGGGCATACAGTATGGGATTGTAAATACCATCTCGTGTGGACGACAAAATACCGTTATCCAGTCTTAAAAGGGGATGTAGGGTATCGATGCCGAGATTTGTTGCGTGAGATTGCGATGAGTCGGGAGATGGTGATTTATGCAGGATCCATCAATCGGGATCATGTACATTTGTTGATAGGGATACCGCCAAATATGTCCGTATCGAAAGCGGTGCAATATTTGAAAGGGAAGAGTTCGCATAAATTGATGAGTGAATTTCGGATGCTGAAGAAGCGGTATTGGGGGCAGCATTTGTGGGCGAGAGGATACTGGGTTGCAACGAGTGGAAATGTGACCGATGAAGTCTGGATGGAATATATCAAGAACCAACAACCACCAGAGCTTGATGATGAGTTCCGAGTTGTCTGA
- the mntA gene encoding type VII toxin-antitoxin system MntA family adenylyltransferase antitoxin: MIDQIKTLLSRDKNVRFAYLFGSYARGDADEKSDVDLAVYLEECSFDIRLELHHRLEKALRRDVDLLCLNELKNIYLLEKILDEGIVVKDHPERDYFEVLKGHEIIDFKNFKRYIDAA; the protein is encoded by the coding sequence ATGATTGACCAGATAAAAACACTCCTGTCTCGAGATAAAAATGTTCGATTCGCCTATCTATTCGGCTCCTATGCTCGGGGAGATGCCGACGAAAAGAGCGATGTGGATCTTGCGGTCTATCTCGAAGAGTGTAGCTTCGACATAAGACTGGAGCTTCACCATAGACTTGAAAAAGCATTGCGGCGTGATGTCGATCTTCTCTGCCTCAATGAGCTAAAAAACATTTATCTGCTCGAAAAGATTCTCGATGAGGGAATCGTGGTCAAAGATCACCCGGAGAGAGACTATTTCGAAGTCTTGAAAGGGCATGAAATCATCGATTTCAAAAACTTCAAGCGATACATCGATGCGGCATAG
- the hepT gene encoding type VII toxin-antitoxin system HepT family RNase toxin: MRHRIEAKIKRIEYYLELLESYRDDCKERFRSDPMFEGALLHYLYLVSDGAVSLVEMLLKKLKIGRAQSYYEAIDTLGERGIIPREFAYDFAKISSFRNFLAHDYEKIELKRFFGLLKIL; the protein is encoded by the coding sequence ATGCGGCATAGAATCGAAGCGAAGATTAAACGGATCGAATACTATCTCGAGCTGCTGGAGAGTTACCGGGATGATTGCAAAGAACGCTTCAGAAGCGATCCGATGTTCGAAGGGGCCCTTCTACACTATCTTTATCTCGTCAGCGATGGGGCTGTCTCCCTGGTGGAGATGTTGTTAAAAAAGCTAAAGATCGGCCGGGCGCAGAGCTATTACGAAGCGATCGACACATTGGGAGAACGAGGGATCATCCCCAGGGAGTTTGCCTATGATTTTGCCAAAATCTCCTCATTTAGAAATTTTCTGGCTCACGATTATGAGAAAATAGAGCTAAAGCGGTTTTTCGGGTTGCTAAAAATCCTTTAA